One Amycolatopsis thermophila DNA segment encodes these proteins:
- a CDS encoding Ppx/GppA phosphatase family protein — MRLGVLDVGSNTVHLLVVDAHRGAHPTPMHSEKTVLRLAEQITRNNHLSKQGAQALLEAVESAKAAAAKLGCEELMAFATSAVRDADNGNDVLRKVADETGVDLTVLSGVDEARLTFLAVRRWFGWSAGRLLVLDIGGGSLEVAMGIDEEPELAESLPLGAGRITRTRFAHDPPTRSELVATSAWLEDQLAPLAKRVAKLGTPDRVVATSKTFRSLARLTGAAPSAAGPRVRRTLSQTALRQLIAFISRMEAADLAELEGVSASRAHQLAGGALVAQAAMRALSLEELEICPWALREGVILRRLDHSNGDEATVRRGKTTGDSNRLDLGELDQAR, encoded by the coding sequence GTGCGCCTAGGGGTCCTCGACGTCGGTTCGAACACCGTCCACCTGCTGGTGGTGGACGCGCACCGTGGTGCGCACCCGACGCCGATGCACTCCGAGAAGACCGTGCTGCGGCTGGCCGAGCAGATCACCAGGAACAACCACCTCTCCAAGCAGGGTGCCCAGGCGCTGCTCGAGGCCGTCGAGAGCGCGAAGGCCGCCGCCGCGAAGCTCGGCTGCGAGGAGCTGATGGCGTTCGCCACCTCGGCGGTGCGCGACGCCGACAACGGCAACGACGTGCTGCGGAAGGTCGCCGACGAGACCGGTGTCGACCTGACCGTGCTGTCCGGGGTTGACGAGGCGCGGTTGACTTTCCTCGCGGTCCGCCGCTGGTTCGGCTGGTCGGCGGGCCGGTTGCTCGTGCTCGACATCGGGGGCGGTTCGCTGGAAGTCGCGATGGGCATCGACGAGGAGCCGGAGCTCGCCGAGTCACTGCCGCTCGGCGCCGGCCGCATCACGCGCACCCGGTTCGCCCACGACCCGCCGACCCGGTCCGAGCTGGTGGCGACCTCGGCGTGGCTGGAGGACCAGCTGGCCCCGCTGGCGAAACGGGTCGCCAAGCTGGGCACGCCGGACCGTGTGGTGGCGACCTCGAAGACCTTCCGCTCGCTGGCCAGGCTGACCGGGGCGGCTCCCTCCGCAGCCGGTCCCCGGGTACGCCGTACCCTGTCCCAAACCGCACTGCGGCAGCTCATCGCGTTCATCTCCCGGATGGAGGCGGCCGACCTCGCCGAACTGGAGGGGGTCAGCGCGAGCCGGGCGCACCAGCTGGCCGGGGGCGCCCTGGTGGCCCAGGCTGCGATGCGGGCGTTGTCGCTGGAAGAACTGGAGATCTGTCCCTGGGCGCTGCGAGAGGGCGTCATCCTGCGGCGACTCGATCACTCCAACGGTGACGAGGCGACTGTTCGCCGCGGCAAAACCACCGGTGACAGCAACCGGCTGGACCTCGGTGAGCTCGATCAGGCACGGTGA
- a CDS encoding response regulator transcription factor, which translates to MTRVLIVEDEESFADPLAFLLRKEGFTAAVATTGQQALDEFDRNGADIVLLDLMLPGMSGTDVCKQLRQRSAVPVIMVTARDSEIDKVVGLELGADDYVTKPYSARELIARIRAVLRRGGETGGDGELAPLVLAAGPVRMDVERHVVTVDGDEVSLPLKEFDLLEYLLRNVGRVLTRGQLIDRVWGADYVGDTKTLDVHVKRLRSKIEPDPGSPRHLVTVRGLGYKFES; encoded by the coding sequence GTGACGAGAGTGCTCATCGTCGAGGACGAGGAGTCGTTCGCCGACCCGTTGGCCTTCCTGCTCCGCAAGGAGGGTTTCACGGCCGCGGTCGCCACCACCGGCCAGCAGGCCCTGGACGAGTTCGACCGCAACGGCGCCGACATCGTCCTGCTCGACCTCATGCTCCCGGGCATGAGCGGCACCGACGTCTGCAAGCAGCTGCGGCAGCGCTCGGCCGTGCCGGTGATCATGGTGACCGCGCGGGACAGCGAGATCGACAAGGTCGTGGGGCTCGAGCTGGGCGCCGACGACTACGTCACCAAGCCGTACTCGGCGCGTGAGCTGATCGCGCGCATCCGCGCGGTCCTGCGCCGCGGCGGGGAGACCGGCGGCGACGGCGAGCTGGCGCCGCTGGTGCTGGCGGCCGGCCCGGTGCGGATGGACGTCGAGCGGCACGTGGTCACGGTCGACGGCGACGAGGTGTCGTTGCCGCTCAAGGAGTTCGACCTGCTCGAGTACCTGCTGCGCAACGTGGGCCGGGTGCTCACCCGCGGCCAGCTGATCGACCGGGTGTGGGGCGCGGACTACGTCGGCGACACCAAGACGCTCGACGTCCACGTCAAGCGGCTGCGCTCGAAGATCGAGCCCGACCCCGGCTCGCCGCGCCACCTGGTCACCGTGCGCGGTCTGGGGTACAAGTTCGAGTCCTGA
- a CDS encoding sensor histidine kinase: MSAPGAVLLAVGCLLVGLVAGFLVPQVRKRRAQRRPSGPTVAELLLRLVRSSNNGILVLNRFGDLVLFNRRAEALGLVQANRADPRARVAAEQVEETGDAIEIDLSPLEARGRQPEAVVAEIRPLGEGFTVVEAVDHSEAARLEAVRRDFVANVSHELKTPVGAIALLAEAVLDAAEDVEEVRRFGGKILHESTRLGTLVSELIALSRLQGAERLPDLNVVEVDAVVREALGRTRLSAESREIEITTDEPSGLLVEGDRTLLVTALSNLLDNAVNYSSPGSPVSISRRLSGGLVEIAVTDRGIGIAEEDQQRVFERFYRADKARSRATGGTGLGLAIVKHVAANHGGEVKLWSRPGTGSTFTLRIPMHQSGRNGDGTPEARDKHTPTQLSRLVTAAKDGRTQGGK; encoded by the coding sequence GTGAGTGCGCCCGGTGCGGTCCTGCTGGCCGTCGGCTGTCTGCTGGTCGGCCTGGTCGCCGGTTTCCTCGTTCCGCAGGTGCGGAAACGGCGGGCTCAGCGGCGGCCGTCCGGTCCCACCGTCGCCGAACTGCTGCTCCGGCTGGTGCGCTCGTCGAACAACGGCATCCTGGTGCTCAACCGCTTCGGCGACCTGGTGCTGTTCAACCGTCGCGCCGAGGCGCTCGGACTGGTGCAGGCCAATCGTGCCGACCCGCGCGCGCGGGTCGCGGCCGAGCAGGTCGAGGAGACCGGCGACGCGATCGAGATCGACCTGTCGCCGCTGGAGGCCCGCGGCCGCCAGCCGGAGGCCGTGGTCGCCGAGATCCGGCCGCTGGGCGAGGGGTTCACGGTCGTCGAGGCGGTCGACCACTCGGAGGCGGCCCGGCTGGAGGCCGTCCGGCGCGATTTCGTCGCCAACGTCAGCCACGAGCTGAAGACGCCGGTCGGCGCGATCGCGCTGCTCGCCGAGGCGGTGCTGGACGCGGCCGAGGACGTCGAGGAGGTGCGCCGCTTCGGCGGCAAGATCCTGCACGAGTCGACCCGACTGGGCACGCTGGTCAGCGAGCTCATCGCGCTGTCGCGCCTGCAGGGCGCCGAGCGGCTGCCCGACCTGAACGTGGTCGAGGTCGATGCGGTGGTGCGCGAGGCGCTGGGCCGCACCCGGCTCTCCGCCGAATCGCGCGAAATCGAGATCACCACCGACGAGCCGAGCGGCCTGCTCGTCGAGGGCGACCGGACGCTCCTGGTGACGGCGTTGTCGAACCTGCTCGACAACGCCGTCAACTACTCCTCGCCGGGCAGCCCGGTGTCGATCAGCCGCCGGCTGTCCGGCGGCCTGGTCGAGATCGCCGTGACCGACCGCGGCATCGGCATCGCCGAGGAGGACCAGCAGCGCGTCTTCGAACGCTTCTACCGCGCGGACAAGGCGCGCTCGCGCGCCACCGGCGGAACGGGACTCGGCCTGGCCATCGTCAAGCACGTCGCCGCCAACCACGGTGGCGAGGTGAAGCTGTGGAGCAGGCCGGGCACGGGATCGACGTTCACACTGCGGATCCCGATGCACCAGTCCGGGCGCAACGGGGACGGAACCCCCGAAGCCCGCGACAAACACACCCCCACGCAGCTGTCGCGGCTCGTGACCGCCGCCAAGGACGGCCGGACCCAGGGAGGAAAGTAG
- a CDS encoding oxidoreductase, whose product MTETINAGAAGTWQLGDLTVNRMGYGAMRLAISGGGRIDRDQAIAVLRRAVELGVNHIDTAAFYFSPLRSVNELISTALNPYPDDLVITTKVGPVRGPDGEVLPEARPEQLRLQVEENIRQLGRDHLDVVNLRIGATLDRGSGSLADRFGALAELRQKGLIRHLGISNVTPEHLAEAQDIAPVVCVQNQYGLTARREDDDFVRLCAEQKVAFVPFFAIASGAEDETVAAIARDHGVSPAQVRLAWTLHQGPNVLAIPGTGSVGHLEENIAAGSLRLSEEELARLDGVNGHGPALGE is encoded by the coding sequence ATGACCGAAACGATCAACGCCGGCGCGGCCGGCACCTGGCAGCTGGGCGACCTCACCGTGAACCGCATGGGCTACGGCGCGATGCGGCTGGCCATCTCCGGTGGCGGCCGGATCGACCGCGACCAGGCCATCGCCGTCCTGCGCCGCGCCGTCGAGCTGGGCGTCAACCACATCGACACCGCCGCCTTCTACTTCTCGCCGCTGCGCTCGGTCAACGAGCTGATCAGCACCGCGCTCAACCCCTACCCCGACGACCTGGTGATCACCACGAAGGTCGGTCCCGTGCGCGGGCCCGACGGCGAGGTCCTGCCGGAGGCCCGGCCCGAGCAGCTGCGCCTGCAGGTCGAGGAGAACATCCGCCAGCTCGGCCGCGACCACCTGGACGTCGTCAACCTGCGCATCGGCGCGACGCTGGACCGCGGCTCCGGGTCGCTCGCCGACCGGTTCGGCGCGCTCGCCGAGCTGCGGCAGAAGGGCCTGATCCGGCACCTGGGCATCTCCAACGTCACCCCGGAGCACCTGGCCGAGGCGCAGGACATCGCCCCGGTGGTGTGCGTGCAGAACCAGTACGGCCTCACCGCGCGCCGCGAGGACGACGACTTCGTCCGCCTCTGCGCCGAGCAGAAGGTCGCGTTCGTGCCGTTCTTCGCCATCGCCAGCGGCGCCGAGGACGAGACGGTGGCGGCGATCGCGCGGGACCACGGCGTCAGCCCGGCGCAGGTGCGGCTCGCGTGGACCCTCCACCAGGGTCCGAACGTGCTCGCCATCCCGGGCACGGGCAGCGTCGGCCACCTCGAGGAGAACATCGCCGCCGGATCGCTGCGGCTGTCCGAAGAGGAGCTCGCGCGTCTCGACGGGGTGAACGGTCACGGGCCGGCGCTGGGTGAGTAA
- a CDS encoding helix-turn-helix transcriptional regulator, giving the protein MESAGVLIRGETELFARTAHLFASAREVFCAANDLHTWAAAHQVPTGRQDMTGRTVRKLYRPASLLQAGGVAHLRERERLGARIRITRDEINETIVLDQKVAILAADVVGVDRGYSVITSPEVISSVTSLFNAAWRAGTDLAVYDAGFAELRALAPRILDELATGSKDETAARALGLSVRTYRRRVAELMSALGATSRFQAGVRARELGLV; this is encoded by the coding sequence ATGGAGTCTGCGGGCGTCCTGATCAGGGGCGAAACCGAGTTGTTCGCGCGGACGGCCCACCTGTTCGCGTCGGCGCGGGAGGTCTTCTGCGCGGCCAACGACCTGCACACGTGGGCGGCCGCGCACCAGGTGCCCACGGGCCGGCAGGACATGACCGGCCGGACCGTGCGGAAGCTGTACCGGCCCGCGTCGCTGCTGCAGGCCGGCGGCGTGGCGCACCTGCGCGAGCGGGAACGGCTGGGCGCCCGGATCCGGATCACGCGGGACGAGATCAACGAGACGATCGTGCTCGACCAGAAGGTCGCGATCCTCGCCGCCGACGTCGTGGGCGTGGACCGCGGCTACTCGGTGATCACCAGCCCCGAGGTGATCAGCAGCGTCACGTCGCTGTTCAACGCGGCCTGGCGCGCGGGCACCGACCTGGCTGTGTACGACGCCGGGTTCGCCGAGCTGCGCGCGCTGGCCCCGCGGATCCTCGACGAGCTGGCGACCGGTTCGAAGGACGAGACGGCGGCGCGAGCGCTGGGGCTGAGCGTGCGCACCTACCGGCGGCGGGTCGCCGAACTGATGTCCGCACTCGGCGCGACGTCCCGCTTCCAGGCCGGGGTTCGGGCGCGGGAACTAGGACTGGTCTAG
- a CDS encoding TetR/AcrR family transcriptional regulator has protein sequence MPKVVDADSRRAEVADALFRLAVREGLHRVSLRTVAVEAGLNVGSVRHYFDNQADLMRFAMRSVIDRVSARLTAKVESLGDVGALSAAERRAKRVELLAELLPLDDVRRAEVTVFLEFAGAARTDPGLADLARESALGTRALVRRALTALDLPDLDAEVVRLTALLDGLSLGGVLHPDLWPADATLAVLRNHLEALDQS, from the coding sequence GTGCCGAAGGTGGTGGATGCGGACAGCCGTCGCGCCGAGGTCGCCGACGCCCTGTTCCGGCTGGCCGTGCGCGAGGGGCTGCATCGGGTGTCGCTGCGGACCGTCGCGGTGGAGGCCGGGTTGAACGTCGGCTCGGTGCGGCACTACTTCGACAACCAGGCCGACCTGATGCGCTTCGCGATGCGGTCCGTGATCGACCGGGTGTCCGCACGCCTGACCGCCAAGGTCGAATCTCTCGGCGACGTCGGCGCGTTGTCCGCCGCCGAGCGCCGCGCGAAGCGGGTCGAGCTGCTCGCCGAGCTGCTGCCGCTCGACGACGTCCGGCGCGCGGAGGTGACGGTGTTCCTCGAGTTCGCCGGCGCGGCGCGCACCGACCCGGGCCTGGCGGACCTCGCCCGCGAGTCGGCGCTCGGCACCCGCGCACTGGTCCGCCGCGCCCTGACCGCGCTCGACCTGCCCGATCTCGACGCCGAGGTCGTGCGGTTGACGGCGTTGCTGGACGGCCTGAGCCTGGGCGGGGTGCTGCATCCGGACCTGTGGCCCGCCGACGCGACGCTGGCCGTGCTCCGCAACCACCTCGAGGCGCTAGACCAGTCCTAG
- a CDS encoding phosphoglyceromutase: MAELGTLVLLRHGQSTWNAENLFTGWVDVPLSELGQQEARKGGELLAEAGLLPDVVHTSLLRRAISTANIALDVADRHWIDVRRDWRLNERHYGALQGKNKKQVRDEFGEEQFMLWRRSYDVPPPPIERGSEFSQDTDPRYGPDAPLTECLKDVVARLLPYWDSAIVPDLRAGKTVLVAAHGNSLRALVKHLDGISDEDIAGLNIPTGIPLRYDLDDNLEPVTPGGTYLDPKAAEEAAAAVANQGR, from the coding sequence ATGGCCGAACTTGGGACGCTGGTGCTGCTCCGCCACGGGCAGAGCACCTGGAACGCCGAGAACCTGTTCACCGGCTGGGTCGACGTGCCCCTGTCCGAGCTCGGGCAGCAGGAGGCCCGCAAGGGTGGTGAGCTGCTCGCGGAGGCGGGGCTGCTGCCGGACGTCGTCCACACGTCGCTGCTGCGCCGCGCGATCTCCACCGCCAACATCGCGCTCGACGTCGCCGACCGGCACTGGATCGACGTGCGCCGCGACTGGCGGCTCAACGAGCGGCACTACGGCGCGCTCCAGGGCAAGAACAAGAAGCAGGTGCGCGACGAGTTCGGCGAGGAGCAGTTCATGCTCTGGCGCCGCTCGTACGACGTGCCGCCGCCCCCGATCGAGCGTGGCAGCGAGTTCAGCCAGGACACCGACCCCCGCTACGGGCCCGACGCGCCGCTCACCGAGTGCCTCAAGGACGTCGTCGCCCGGCTCCTGCCGTACTGGGACTCGGCGATCGTCCCCGACCTGCGCGCGGGCAAGACCGTGCTCGTCGCCGCGCACGGCAACTCGCTGCGCGCCCTGGTCAAGCACCTCGACGGCATCTCCGACGAGGACATCGCCGGCCTCAACATCCCGACCGGGATCCCCCTGCGCTACGACCTCGACGACAACCTCGAGCCGGTGACCCCCGGCGGTACCTACCTCGACCCGAAGGCCGCCGAGGAGGCCGCCGCCGCGGTCGCCAACCAGGGCCGCTGA
- a CDS encoding YbjN domain-containing protein, with protein sequence MTIDKVVRSALDQAGLSYDRKDEGKYFVTLPGTKKLQTNCWLIEREHAFAVEAFVCRRPDENHEQVYRFLLRRNAKLYGVHYTVDALGDIYLVGRFGLDTVTEEELDKILGQVLEAADGDFNTILELGFATSIKREWDWRVSRGESLANLQAFKHLIEPEQTHEPGSLTDD encoded by the coding sequence ATGACGATCGACAAGGTCGTCCGGTCTGCGCTGGACCAGGCCGGGTTGTCCTACGACCGCAAGGACGAGGGCAAGTACTTCGTCACCTTGCCCGGCACGAAGAAGCTGCAGACCAACTGCTGGCTGATCGAGCGGGAGCACGCCTTCGCGGTGGAGGCGTTCGTGTGCCGCCGGCCGGACGAGAACCACGAGCAGGTGTACCGCTTCCTGCTGCGCCGCAACGCGAAGCTCTACGGCGTGCACTACACGGTGGACGCGCTCGGGGACATCTACCTGGTCGGGCGCTTCGGGCTGGACACGGTGACCGAGGAGGAGCTGGACAAGATCCTCGGGCAGGTCCTGGAAGCCGCGGACGGCGACTTCAACACCATTCTCGAGCTGGGCTTCGCGACGTCCATCAAGCGGGAATGGGACTGGCGCGTGAGCCGGGGCGAGAGCCTGGCGAACCTGCAGGCGTTCAAGCACCTCATCGAGCCGGAGCAGACCCACGAACCCGGCAGTTTGACGGACGACTGA
- the mshA gene encoding D-inositol-3-phosphate glycosyltransferase: MTISLRGSRRTQTIWPRRVAVLSVHTSPLEQPGTGDAGGMNVYITHTAVEMARRGIAVEVFTRATSSEQPPVAELAPGVLVRHIPAGPFEPLGRDELPAQLCAFTSGVLRAEAFHEPGYYDLIHSHYWLSGQVGWLARDRWGVPLVHTAHTLAKVKNAALAEGDKPEPRTRVIGEEQVVAESDRLVANTPVEARQLVDLYRADPERVHTVAPGVDLDRFVPGSQAGARRRLGLPRDAVVLAFAGRIQPLKAPDVLLHAAAYLLERQPELRRRLVVLVVGGPSGTGLEQPQALRELAVSLGIQDVVRFLPPQPGERLAEVYRAADVVAVPSYNESFGLVALEAQACGTPVVAAEVGGLPVAVAHGVSGLLVPSHGARDWAGALASVALRPERRAELAENALVHARRFSWARTTDALLDTYAAASRTLAALHEEVAV; encoded by the coding sequence GTGACGATCTCGCTGCGCGGATCACGACGGACGCAGACGATCTGGCCGCGCAGGGTCGCGGTGCTGTCGGTGCACACGTCGCCCCTGGAACAACCCGGCACCGGTGACGCCGGCGGGATGAACGTCTACATCACGCACACCGCGGTCGAGATGGCGCGGCGCGGGATCGCCGTCGAGGTGTTCACGCGCGCGACCTCGTCCGAGCAGCCGCCCGTCGCCGAGCTGGCGCCCGGCGTGCTGGTGCGGCACATCCCGGCGGGCCCGTTCGAGCCGCTCGGCCGCGACGAGCTGCCGGCCCAGCTGTGCGCGTTCACCTCCGGCGTGCTGCGGGCCGAGGCCTTCCACGAGCCGGGCTACTACGACCTGATCCACTCGCACTACTGGCTGTCCGGCCAGGTGGGGTGGCTCGCGCGGGACCGGTGGGGCGTGCCGCTGGTGCACACCGCGCACACGCTGGCGAAGGTCAAGAACGCCGCGCTCGCCGAGGGCGACAAGCCGGAGCCGCGGACGCGCGTCATCGGCGAGGAGCAGGTGGTCGCGGAGTCCGACCGGCTGGTCGCGAACACCCCGGTCGAGGCGCGGCAGCTGGTGGACCTGTACCGCGCGGACCCGGAGCGGGTGCACACGGTCGCGCCGGGCGTGGACCTGGACCGGTTCGTGCCCGGTTCACAGGCCGGTGCCCGCCGTCGGCTGGGGTTGCCACGGGATGCGGTGGTGCTGGCGTTCGCCGGCCGGATCCAGCCGTTGAAGGCGCCGGACGTGCTGCTGCACGCGGCGGCGTACCTGCTGGAGCGGCAGCCGGAGCTGCGGAGGCGGCTCGTCGTGCTGGTCGTCGGTGGTCCGTCCGGGACGGGTCTGGAGCAGCCGCAGGCTCTGCGTGAACTCGCGGTGTCGCTGGGTATCCAGGACGTGGTGCGGTTCCTGCCGCCACAGCCCGGCGAGCGGCTGGCGGAGGTGTACCGCGCCGCGGACGTGGTGGCGGTGCCGAGCTACAACGAGTCGTTCGGGCTGGTCGCGCTGGAGGCCCAGGCCTGCGGGACGCCGGTGGTGGCGGCCGAGGTCGGGGGTCTGCCGGTGGCGGTCGCACACGGCGTGTCCGGGCTGCTGGTGCCCTCGCACGGGGCGCGGGACTGGGCCGGCGCGCTGGCCAGTGTGGCGCTGCGGCCGGAGCGGCGGGCGGAGCTGGCGGAGAACGCGCTGGTCCACGCGCGGCGGTTCTCGTGGGCGCGCACCACGGACGCCCTGCTGGACACGTACGCGGCGGCCTCCCGCACGCTGGCCGCGCTGCACGAGGAGGTCGCGGTATGA
- a CDS encoding L,D-transpeptidase has translation MIERRTVFKAALAAGAATMAAACTGGGDDGSAGTGGGGATSPARPVAVITAEPAVDAKNVSVLQPVTVRVAQGTLTDVKLTNPDGKAVEGKLSDDKTSWTSSETLGYDKTYTYNASATGTDGKPVTLTGSFTTLKPASTVRVTLNPADDATVGVAMPVSVKFTSAVKNKAAVEKALKIETSTEVEGSWGWLSDQQVDWRPKEYWPANTTVKVEAKLYGTDLGGGAYPRADVTTEFKIGRNQVVKIHTPDHRMNVYRGGTLAKSYPCSNGKDSDVNLNTPNGTYIIMTKEPSAIFDNARYGYTNVNKKWACRISNHGEFIHENQDNAANIGRVNSSHGCVNLLEADAKDYFDSALIGDPVEITGSKLGPVVNSDVMDWLVSWSAWQAKSAL, from the coding sequence GTGATCGAGAGGCGCACGGTGTTCAAGGCCGCGCTCGCCGCCGGAGCCGCGACGATGGCCGCGGCGTGCACGGGCGGCGGGGACGACGGCTCGGCGGGCACCGGCGGTGGTGGAGCGACGTCGCCGGCGCGGCCGGTGGCGGTCATCACCGCCGAGCCCGCGGTGGACGCGAAGAACGTGTCCGTGCTGCAGCCGGTCACCGTGCGGGTCGCCCAGGGCACGCTCACCGACGTCAAGCTCACCAACCCCGACGGCAAGGCGGTCGAGGGCAAGCTCAGCGACGACAAGACCAGCTGGACCAGCAGCGAGACCCTCGGCTACGACAAGACCTACACCTACAACGCGTCGGCGACGGGCACCGACGGCAAGCCGGTCACCCTGACCGGCAGCTTCACCACCCTGAAGCCGGCCTCGACCGTCCGGGTCACCCTCAACCCGGCCGACGACGCGACGGTCGGCGTCGCGATGCCGGTCAGCGTCAAGTTCACCAGCGCCGTGAAGAACAAGGCCGCGGTCGAGAAGGCGCTCAAGATCGAGACGTCGACCGAGGTCGAGGGCTCCTGGGGATGGCTGTCCGACCAGCAGGTCGACTGGCGGCCGAAGGAGTACTGGCCGGCCAACACCACCGTCAAGGTCGAGGCGAAGCTGTACGGGACGGACCTCGGCGGCGGCGCCTACCCGCGGGCCGACGTCACCACCGAGTTCAAGATCGGCCGCAACCAGGTCGTCAAGATCCACACCCCGGACCACAGGATGAACGTGTACCGGGGCGGGACCCTCGCCAAGAGCTACCCGTGCAGCAACGGCAAGGACTCGGACGTGAACCTGAACACACCCAACGGCACCTACATCATCATGACGAAGGAGCCGAGCGCGATCTTCGACAACGCGCGCTACGGCTACACCAACGTCAACAAGAAGTGGGCGTGCCGGATCTCCAACCACGGCGAGTTCATCCACGAAAACCAGGACAACGCGGCCAACATCGGCCGGGTCAACAGCTCGCACGGCTGCGTCAACCTGCTGGAAGCCGACGCGAAGGACTACTTCGACTCGGCCCTCATCGGCGACCCCGTGGAGATCACCGGGTCGAAGCTCGGGCCGGTCGTCAACTCCGACGTCATGGACTGGCTCGTCAGCTGGAGCGCCTGGCAGGCCAAGTCCGCGCTGTGA
- a CDS encoding SDR family oxidoreductase gives MTTKRTAVITGASAGIGEATARALAGAGFHVVLGARRLDRLEKLAAELSGTAHVLDVADPGSVAAFVQQVPDCHVLVNNAGGARGLERVEDADEDHWRWMWEVNVLGTLRMTKALLPKLIASGDGHVVTVTSIAGHEVYDGGSGYTSAKHAQSALHRTLRSEHLGDPVRITEIVPGMVETDFSANRFDGDTERAAKVYQGLTPLTAQDVADVIAFAVTRPSHVNLDTIVMKPRAQLDGTRSHRV, from the coding sequence ATGACGACCAAGCGAACCGCAGTGATCACCGGCGCCAGCGCGGGCATCGGCGAGGCCACCGCCCGGGCCCTGGCCGGTGCCGGATTCCACGTGGTGCTCGGGGCCCGCCGTCTCGACCGCCTGGAGAAGCTGGCCGCCGAGTTGTCCGGAACCGCACACGTACTGGACGTCGCCGACCCCGGTTCGGTTGCCGCTTTTGTCCAGCAGGTTCCAGACTGCCACGTTCTGGTGAACAACGCGGGCGGTGCCCGCGGCCTGGAGCGCGTCGAGGACGCCGACGAGGACCACTGGCGCTGGATGTGGGAGGTCAACGTCCTGGGGACGCTGCGCATGACGAAGGCGCTGCTGCCGAAGCTGATCGCCTCCGGCGACGGGCACGTGGTGACCGTCACGTCGATCGCCGGGCACGAGGTGTACGACGGCGGTTCCGGCTACACCTCGGCCAAGCACGCCCAGTCGGCCCTGCACCGCACGCTGCGGTCGGAGCACCTGGGCGACCCGGTGCGCATCACCGAGATCGTGCCGGGCATGGTCGAGACGGACTTCTCCGCCAACCGCTTCGACGGCGACACCGAGCGCGCCGCGAAGGTCTACCAGGGCCTGACGCCGCTGACCGCGCAGGACGTGGCCGACGTCATCGCGTTCGCCGTGACCCGGCCGTCGCACGTGAACCTGGACACCATCGTCATGAAGCCGCGGGCGCAGCTCGACGGCACCCGCTCGCACCGTGTCTGA